One Hordeum vulgare subsp. vulgare chromosome 4H, MorexV3_pseudomolecules_assembly, whole genome shotgun sequence DNA window includes the following coding sequences:
- the LOC123449063 gene encoding 17.9 kDa class I heat shock protein — MSLIRRSNVFDPFSLDFFDPFDGFPFGSGSSNSGGSLVPRTSSDTAAFAGARIDWKETPEAHVFKADVPGLKKEEVKVEVEDGNILQISGERNKEQEEKTDTWHRVERSSGKFLRRFRLPENAKAEQVKASMENGVLTVTVPKEEAKKPEVKSIQISG; from the coding sequence ATGTCGCTGATCCGTCGCAGCAACGTGTTCGACCCCTTCTCCCTCGACTTCTTCGACCCCTTCGACGGCTTCCCCTTCGGCTCCGGCAGCAGCAACAGCGGCGGCAGCCTCGTCCCGCGCACCTCCTCTGACACGGCGGCCTTCGCGGGGGCGCGCATCGACTGGAAGGAGACCCCCGAGGCGCACGTGTTCAAGGCGGACGTGCCGGGGctgaagaaggaggaggtgaaggtggaggtggaggacgGCAACATCCTCCAGATCAGCGGCGAGAGGaacaaggagcaggaggagaagacggACACCTGGCACAGGGTGGAGCGCAGCAGCGGCAAGTTCCTGCGCAGGTTCAGGCTCCCGGAGAACGCCAAGGCGGAGCAGGTGAAGGCGTCCATGGAGAACGGCGTGCTCACCGTCACCGTGCCCAAAGAGGAGGCCAAGAAGCCCGAGGTCAAGTCCATCCAGATCTCCGGCTAG